The sequence below is a genomic window from Haematobia irritans isolate KBUSLIRL chromosome 3, ASM5000362v1, whole genome shotgun sequence.
tgtatttctgtagaaaattttgtcaaaattttatttctatagaaaattttgtcaaaattttatttctgtagaaaattttgtcaaaattttatttctatagaaaattttgtaaaaattttatatctgtagaaaattttgtcaaaattttatttctatagaaaattttgtcaaaattttatttctgtagaaaattttgtcaaaattttatttctacagaaaatgttgtcaaaattatatttctatggaaaatgttgtcaaaattttatttctatagaaaattttgtcaaaattttatttctacagaaaattttgtcaaaattttatttatatagaaaactttgtcaaaattttatttctatagaaaattttgtcaaaattttatttctatagaaaattttgacaaaattttatttctagagaaaattttgccaaagttttatttcaatagaaaaattatgaagtacatcttagttgtagaggaatattatgaaaaaaattgaaacatcgagaattctaccatcctaccaaactgtaaaaaatctaacaattttggtagaatactaccaactatggcaaccatGCGTACATgccgaatttgtttgaaatcggttcatatttagaggaaaacacctcagctttcacacaaggaaaaaaatatgttgatatctttatcagttcaaaagttgcagaattatttccaaaaaatcgattttaaacCACTGTGCATCGTCATGACTGTGTTTATAGACTTAACCGGGCAAATCTgtcaaattcatttaaatatctACATATTATTagatcgaaattttgaaatgcCTAAACCTTCCCATGGTGACCCAAGCTCTCCTCATTAGCCATGGAGTAAAGTCTACCCAaagagaaaaaagttttggcCTCGCACTATTGCCGCTGCGGAGAGAGGTGAGATGATTATGTTGTAAAAATGCAttcactacaaaaaaaaaaaaaaaactgtaaaacaaaacagaataaagtaaagaaagaaagaagaaagaaaaacaatatCTTTGGCATTCAGCCTAGACAGGTATTAACCAAAATCTCAGTTGGTTCGGATCAGTGTACAAGAGTGAACGCATAGTCGTCGCAGtcgtttgtgttttgtgttatctTCCGAGTTTGCGCACACTCagttcaaattattatttttccccCGGCACCGTCCCGCAGACGGATATCCCCGGTCAGACTGATAGTAGTCAGCCAGCCATTCATAGCGAAGcaaacaagtggtggcataccaaACAATTGGTCGCTCGCTCGTGCATCCAAACAAGGGccataaaacgaaattttgtatagaaagtttcctcggtgtttttgttgttattacctTCTCAGCAAGTTTCTCGTATGTACGTAGCTCATTTACGCATGCGCTTGGATGTGTCCATGCCCATGTAAACACAACGACTTTGATTATTAGTTTGGACATTCCAAGCGGAAAGCAAAGACGAAAAAAAACCCACACACAATTTGGacaattattgaaaattatcaaatttttagattCCATTAGCGATGACAGATGTGGAAAGtccacaacagcagcagcagcagccagATCAAGAAGAGATTAAGAAACTCTGCTTTGAGGGTGCCTGGGCTTGGATTATTGAAAttgctttttggtgtttggtggcTGTCTTGATTATGTATCTCCTGAGGCGTCTCATCGAGGGACCCTTCTATCGCAAACCCAATCGCATCGATGGCAAAGTAGTCATTGTCACTGGATGCAATACGGGCATCGGCAAGGAAACAGCCATGGAATTGGCCAGACGTGGAGCTCGCCTCTACATGGCCTGCAGAGATGCAGCACGTTGTGAGGCTGCTCGTTTGGAGATCATTGAAAAGACCCAAAAcacaaatgtcttcaatcgtaCTCTGGACCTCTCTTCCTTGTCCTCCGTACGACAGTTTGCCGAGAGATTCAAGGCAGAAGAATCCAAACTTGATATACTGGTTAACAATGCTGGAGTTATGGCCACACCACGTAAACTCACAGTTGATGGTTTCGAACAGCAGATGGGTATCAATCACTTGGGTCACTTTTTGTTAACCAACTTGTTACGGGATCGCCTTCAGTCAGCCGCACCTAGTCGTGTTGTTGTCCTCACCTCGGCTGCCTATATCTTTGGACGTATCAACAAGCAAGACTTGATGAGTGAGAAAAACTATTCGAAATTCTTTGGAGCCTATGCCCAAAGTAAATTGGCCAATATTATGTTTACTCGCAAATTGGCGGAAATCCTTAAAGATTCCAAAATCACAGTGAATTGTGTTCATCCAGGCATTGTTCGCACCGAACTTATGCGTTACAACAGTTGTCCCAAAACCTGGAATGTTATTAAGACTTTCATAAATGTTTTCATAAGATCTCCCAGGGGTGGAGCACAAACTTCCTTATTCTTGGCTTTGGATCCCAAAGTGGAATGTGTTTCAGGTGGTTTCTATTATAATATGATGAGACTGCCCGTTTTGCCCAAGGCTAAAGATGCTGAAATGACTAATTGGCTATGGCAAGAAAGTGAGAAATTGGTTGGTTTGAAGCCATCCATTATAACACCTCTCCAAAAGAAAAAGGaaatggaagagaaaaattccgaAATGGAAACAGTTAAAGTTGTGGCCAAGGACGACCCGTAATCCAT
It includes:
- the LOC142230250 gene encoding retinol dehydrogenase 12, with translation MTDVESPQQQQQQPDQEEIKKLCFEGAWAWIIEIAFWCLVAVLIMYLLRRLIEGPFYRKPNRIDGKVVIVTGCNTGIGKETAMELARRGARLYMACRDAARCEAARLEIIEKTQNTNVFNRTLDLSSLSSVRQFAERFKAEESKLDILVNNAGVMATPRKLTVDGFEQQMGINHLGHFLLTNLLRDRLQSAAPSRVVVLTSAAYIFGRINKQDLMSEKNYSKFFGAYAQSKLANIMFTRKLAEILKDSKITVNCVHPGIVRTELMRYNSCPKTWNVIKTFINVFIRSPRGGAQTSLFLALDPKVECVSGGFYYNMMRLPVLPKAKDAEMTNWLWQESEKLVGLKPSIITPLQKKKEMEEKNSEMETVKVVAKDDP